In Xenorhabdus poinarii G6, the following are encoded in one genomic region:
- a CDS encoding IS110 family transposase: protein MPNLIIGLDIAKNIFQVYGTDHRGATTIKRKLRRNSVLKFFTTLEHALIGIEACHSAHYWARELTKLGHTVHLLPTQYIKPFVVGGKNDANDAAAICMAVTRRDIHCVPIKSAEQQSLQSLHRMREGAIQERTAKSNQIRSLFSEEGVIFPTGLSSLKKGLLEFIEDGESAITPILRKLGMMYLEQLSCLQAWIGELNEMIDRYFKENEVCQRLATIPGIGPVIATAIVSRVGDPGLFKNGRHFAAWLGLTPKQYSSGGKTRLAGITKRGDGYIRKLLVQGDKAVIYHINRRHDNYGEWIKKLMQRRPVNIVAIALTNKIARISWVILTGEEKFRVTS from the coding sequence ATGCCTAATCTCATCATCGGTCTTGATATTGCTAAAAATATTTTTCAGGTTTATGGGACAGACCACCGTGGTGCCACCACGATTAAACGGAAGTTACGTCGAAACAGTGTGTTGAAGTTTTTTACGACTCTAGAGCATGCACTCATTGGGATTGAAGCCTGCCATAGTGCACATTATTGGGCACGGGAACTGACAAAGCTGGGGCACACGGTTCATTTGTTGCCAACCCAATACATTAAACCTTTTGTTGTTGGCGGAAAAAATGATGCTAATGATGCTGCTGCGATCTGTATGGCGGTAACAAGACGGGATATTCACTGTGTCCCCATAAAGAGTGCTGAGCAGCAATCATTGCAGTCATTGCACCGAATGCGGGAAGGCGCTATTCAGGAAAGAACCGCTAAATCAAATCAGATCCGCAGTCTGTTTTCAGAAGAAGGTGTTATCTTTCCGACTGGGCTGTCTTCGCTAAAAAAAGGTCTCCTTGAGTTTATTGAGGACGGTGAGTCAGCGATAACCCCTATCCTGAGAAAACTGGGCATGATGTATCTTGAACAATTATCCTGTTTACAGGCGTGGATCGGTGAGCTTAACGAAATGATTGACAGGTATTTCAAAGAGAACGAGGTCTGTCAACGGTTAGCCACCATTCCCGGTATTGGGCCGGTGATCGCCACGGCCATTGTCAGCCGCGTTGGCGATCCTGGTCTGTTTAAAAATGGTCGACACTTTGCTGCCTGGCTGGGGTTAACCCCCAAACAATATTCCAGTGGTGGAAAAACCAGACTCGCGGGAATAACGAAACGGGGTGATGGTTATATACGAAAGCTGTTGGTTCAGGGAGACAAGGCAGTGATTTACCATATAAATCGAAGGCATGATAACTATGGTGAGTGGATAAAAAAGCTGATGCAGCGTCGTCCGGTTAATATTGTGGCTATCGCGCTGACAAATAAGATCGCCAGAATATCGTGGGTGATATTAACGGGTGAAGAAAAATTCAGGGTGACGTCATAA
- the btuF gene encoding vitamin B12 ABC transporter substrate-binding protein BtuF, producing MMQLFLKIIPSQSVWWVFSFLLSVFNAPLYAAATRVISLAPSTTELAYAAGLGDQLVAVSAYSDYPAAAKKLEQVADWQGINVERIIALKPDLILAWRGGNPQRPLAQLAALGIPIFYSDIQKIDDVATELEQLAVYNRHPDTARQSAENIRNKFKQLKQHYAHVTPKPVFLQFGMNPIFTSSSHTIQSEIVSVCGGKNIFADSPVPWPQVNREQVLTRKPEILIIGGTEAQKQRVADFWRPHMNIHIIALNDDWFSRAGPRIILAAEQLCQQLNDAK from the coding sequence ATAATGCAATTGTTTTTGAAAATCATCCCCTCTCAATCCGTTTGGTGGGTTTTTTCATTCCTTTTATCTGTTTTCAATGCTCCACTTTATGCGGCAGCGACCCGTGTGATTAGTCTTGCTCCCTCGACGACAGAACTGGCATATGCGGCGGGGTTAGGTGACCAGCTTGTTGCAGTCAGTGCTTATTCCGATTATCCCGCCGCAGCGAAAAAGCTGGAACAAGTCGCTGACTGGCAAGGCATTAATGTTGAACGCATCATCGCCCTCAAGCCTGATCTCATTCTGGCATGGCGTGGCGGTAATCCTCAGCGCCCTCTGGCACAACTTGCGGCGTTAGGTATCCCGATTTTTTATTCTGATATCCAAAAAATCGATGATGTTGCAACCGAGCTGGAACAGCTTGCGGTCTATAACCGACATCCCGATACAGCCAGACAATCAGCGGAAAATATTCGGAATAAATTCAAACAATTAAAACAACATTATGCCCATGTAACGCCTAAACCGGTGTTCTTGCAATTTGGCATGAATCCAATTTTTACCTCCTCCAGCCACACGATCCAAAGCGAAATTGTTTCCGTCTGTGGTGGTAAAAACATTTTTGCGGATAGCCCCGTGCCGTGGCCGCAAGTTAATCGTGAACAAGTCCTTACCCGAAAACCAGAAATCCTGATCATCGGCGGAACAGAGGCGCAAAAACAGAGGGTCGCCGATTTTTGGCGGCCACACATGAACATTCACATTATCGCCCTGAATGATGACTGGTTCAGCCGCGCGGGGCCGAGAATTATTCTGGCAGCAGAACAACTTTGCCAGCAGTTAAATGATGCCAAATAA
- a CDS encoding DUF4225 domain-containing protein, with the protein MDIASGKIGFTKMYGLYGRSGRESYFRTQALHKKTRMRQLALSTSIFINSNVSRKKYIDELNYLSDLYERHIFSSDNSEERKSILQMMGKEIKYLEYQEHLCRYKLYQQYALIETNNRGMDNIDYVLKGVGIVVGLSQIVAGIGLIAGATITVFGIPVGYVAGAGLVVHGFGAIQENTMALIKDDPNYKGLVRLGYENTFEYLGSSKTTGSLVYAGVDLSLSAHALLSRTLKPDAWRLFHHINEDYVYGYKLMSGYALGFEITADGLTIKSAYDIYNNPNYNK; encoded by the coding sequence GTGGATATAGCTTCTGGGAAGATAGGATTTACTAAAATGTATGGTTTATACGGTCGCTCTGGTAGAGAATCTTACTTTAGAACACAAGCATTGCATAAAAAAACAAGAATGCGGCAATTGGCACTCTCTACATCAATATTCATTAACAGTAATGTATCAAGAAAAAAATATATTGACGAGTTAAATTATTTATCTGATTTATATGAACGTCATATATTTAGTTCAGACAATTCTGAAGAAAGAAAATCCATTCTTCAAATGATGGGAAAGGAAATAAAGTACTTAGAATATCAAGAGCATTTGTGCAGATATAAACTTTATCAACAATATGCCCTCATTGAGACAAATAATCGGGGAATGGATAATATTGATTATGTGTTAAAAGGAGTTGGCATAGTCGTAGGTTTATCACAAATAGTTGCAGGAATAGGTCTGATAGCAGGAGCAACTATTACTGTATTTGGAATACCTGTTGGTTATGTGGCAGGAGCAGGATTAGTAGTTCATGGTTTTGGTGCCATTCAAGAGAATACTATGGCTCTAATTAAAGATGATCCAAACTACAAAGGATTGGTCAGATTAGGATATGAAAATACCTTTGAATATTTGGGCTCTAGTAAAACAACAGGAAGCCTAGTTTATGCAGGAGTAGATTTATCACTGTCTGCTCATGCATTATTATCGCGTACCTTAAAACCTGATGCATGGCGATTATTTCATCACATTAATGAAGATTATGTATATGGTTACAAACTTATGAGTGGATACGCACTAGGCTTCGAAATAACGGCCGATGGTCTTACGATAAAATCGGCCTATGATATATACAATAATCCAAACTACAACAAGTAA
- a CDS encoding Hcp family type VI secretion system effector → MANIIYLTVNGKKQGLISSGCSSKDSIGNIYQIGREDQIYVYELNHSLSRDQNVNHLPITIKKTIDKSTPLLGVAISNNEELDCTLDIYRTDENGGLSHYFTIKIAGATISNIDIICPNSLTHNDSQPQEIISLKYKSITWQHRLAGTSGYSFWEDRIY, encoded by the coding sequence ATGGCAAATATAATTTACTTAACAGTAAATGGTAAAAAACAAGGTTTGATATCTTCTGGATGCTCATCAAAAGACTCTATAGGAAATATCTATCAAATTGGACGAGAAGATCAAATATATGTGTATGAACTAAACCATTCACTATCTAGAGATCAGAATGTAAACCATCTTCCTATAACTATAAAAAAAACAATAGATAAATCAACTCCATTATTAGGCGTCGCAATATCAAATAATGAAGAATTGGACTGTACTCTTGATATATACAGAACAGATGAAAATGGCGGATTATCTCATTATTTCACAATAAAAATAGCAGGTGCAACAATAAGTAATATTGATATTATTTGTCCTAATTCATTAACACATAATGATTCTCAACCTCAAGAAATAATTTCATTGAAATATAAAAGTATTACATGGCAACATCGATTAGCGGGAACTAGTGGATATAGCTTCTGGGAAGATAGGATTTACTAA
- the dgt gene encoding dGTPase encodes MSKIDFKQKLNYQRKFSQSSIHHDDEVQVNRQFESDRGRIINSAAIRRLQQKTQVFPLERNAAVRSRLTHSLEVQQIGRYISKTILAELTRQDLLKTYGLSDRLMAFESLVEMACLMHDIGNPPFGHFGEAAIKDWFSRQLDPDYLPDTDIRPDNCKVAVLRLTGEEKKDVFRRQLRKDLCQFEGNAQAIRLAHNLLRLNLTYAQIGCILKYTCPAYRLEEPPAEFSYLMKKKGYYWSEDSFVRELRKKLQMGDFCRFPLTYIMEAADDISYCIADLDDAVEKDMFNVEQLVGYLTKEWEENGGHRKGDLFEATVTQAYKKTANNEAGRNLHEQFFMYLRVFITGKLVPYTARLFIKHLPAIYAGTFNHALLEGDGDEHRLLKTLKNVTRKQVFNHPEVEELELQGYRIITGLLDFYSPLLALSRQDFMALDQNNFHKEYFIETRLLHKLSTKHRFAYRQAVEGIVATDETEKAMIEFYYRARLIQDYISGMTDHYAYEEYRKFMVTK; translated from the coding sequence ATGTCTAAAATTGATTTTAAGCAGAAGCTGAATTACCAACGTAAATTCAGTCAATCGTCTATTCATCACGATGATGAAGTGCAGGTAAACCGTCAGTTTGAAAGTGATCGCGGGCGGATCATCAACTCTGCCGCTATTCGGCGGTTGCAGCAGAAAACACAGGTATTTCCGCTGGAACGCAATGCCGCTGTACGTAGTCGGTTGACGCATTCACTCGAAGTGCAGCAAATCGGGCGTTATATTTCAAAAACGATCCTTGCGGAGCTGACCAGGCAGGATTTATTGAAGACGTATGGATTAAGTGATCGCTTAATGGCTTTTGAAAGCCTGGTTGAAATGGCTTGCCTGATGCACGATATCGGCAATCCGCCATTCGGGCATTTCGGGGAGGCAGCGATTAAAGATTGGTTTTCCCGTCAGCTAGATCCTGACTATTTACCGGATACGGATATTCGGCCAGATAATTGTAAGGTCGCGGTACTGCGGCTGACAGGGGAAGAAAAAAAGGATGTATTCCGTCGGCAATTACGTAAAGATTTGTGTCAGTTTGAAGGTAACGCACAAGCCATTCGTCTGGCACATAACCTACTGCGCCTGAATCTCACGTATGCCCAGATTGGTTGTATATTGAAATACACCTGCCCGGCTTACCGACTGGAAGAACCCCCAGCGGAATTCAGTTACCTGATGAAGAAAAAAGGCTATTACTGGTCAGAAGACAGTTTTGTCCGTGAGCTGAGAAAAAAATTGCAGATGGGGGATTTTTGTCGCTTCCCGCTGACATACATTATGGAAGCAGCAGATGATATTTCCTATTGTATTGCCGATTTGGACGATGCAGTTGAGAAAGACATGTTTAATGTCGAGCAGTTGGTGGGCTACCTGACAAAAGAGTGGGAAGAAAATGGTGGGCACCGAAAAGGCGATTTGTTTGAAGCGACAGTGACACAAGCCTATAAGAAAACAGCGAATAATGAAGCCGGTCGTAATCTTCACGAACAATTTTTCATGTATTTGCGGGTTTTTATCACCGGAAAATTGGTGCCTTATACCGCCAGACTGTTTATTAAACACCTGCCGGCAATTTATGCGGGAACATTTAATCATGCGCTGTTAGAAGGGGACGGTGATGAACATCGTTTATTGAAAACCTTGAAAAATGTCACGCGTAAACAAGTGTTTAATCATCCAGAAGTGGAAGAGCTGGAATTACAGGGATATCGGATTATTACGGGATTACTGGATTTTTATAGCCCTTTATTGGCATTGTCCCGGCAGGATTTCATGGCACTGGATCAGAATAATTTCCACAAAGAATACTTTATTGAAACGCGCCTGCTGCACAAACTTTCGACCAAACACCGGTTTGCTTATCGCCAGGCCGTGGAGGGCATTGTGGCCACTGATGAAACTGAAAAAGCGATGATCGAATTTTATTATCGGGCACGTCTCATTCAGGATTATATCAGTGGCATGACCGACCATTACGCTTATGAAGAATATCGCAAGTTTATGGTCACCAAGTAA
- a CDS encoding ATP-binding protein produces the protein MTKYSLRTRMMSLILVPVLLVGTLVSISFISYRYYVLKNLIVRSGMSIIEPLSIASEVGINLDNRQRVNSLINSLHRRNSDIVMVIAIFDKHNKLFEISNNKYDVNQLRLSPNAPIPTHLTEEEDSNSIILKMPIISETTSSHKWHNTTNNSEPIGYIVIDLDLRAAQLQQYKEIATSIVLLILCLGGTALFAYVLVRKVTEPLDSMVKAVNQIRQGQLHCRITSAMPGELAALQNGINTMAESLSKYKNEMQLHIDQATSDLQITMEQLEIQNVELTIAKKRAQEAVKIKTEFLANMSHELRTPLNGVIGFTRQMLKTSITSQQMEYLYVIDRSANNLLKIINDILDFSRLESNKLVLDQVPFLLRDTVNEVIELLTPAASAKNLPLYHHIDDGLPNLMIGDPIRLQQILTNLIGNAIKFTDKGCVTLDIRLRQQQHHLVQIHFSVTDTGIGIKPEYRPILFQAFNQADASITRHYGGTGLGLSITKRLVNEMKGEIDFTSEVAKGTVFYFDIWLEKEEYLFSAFPTSQPTSSTSSRLPMTVMAVDDNPANLKLIGTLLHELVENTLLCRSGTEALTMAEKQALDLILMDIQMADMDGIQTAKQIHQLPQHKKTPIVSVTAFPCDAAQHPPFINFLSKPLDENHLKRLLDQYCLQKKTQSIDWDMALKQSNGKVSLARELLAMLVQSLPDMQTIIEQALATDGEVNRKHFQRHVHQLHGSCCYTGVPQLKAICECVEKQLQQGVALVDLEPELLEFIDEINHVMAAVSDVLNVSPPCQLTEPVTW, from the coding sequence ATGACCAAATATAGCTTACGCACCCGTATGATGAGCCTGATATTGGTTCCTGTTTTACTGGTCGGAACGCTTGTAAGTATATCATTTATCTCATACCGCTATTACGTGTTGAAGAACCTGATAGTCCGCAGTGGAATGAGTATTATTGAACCGTTGTCCATTGCCAGCGAGGTTGGCATTAATCTGGATAATCGCCAACGGGTCAATTCATTGATAAATAGCCTTCATCGCCGTAATTCTGACATTGTCATGGTTATTGCCATTTTTGATAAGCACAATAAGCTATTTGAAATTTCGAATAATAAATATGATGTCAATCAGCTACGCCTCAGCCCGAATGCCCCGATTCCAACCCATCTGACTGAGGAAGAGGACAGTAATAGCATCATCCTGAAAATGCCGATTATTTCAGAAACCACCTCTTCCCATAAGTGGCACAATACCACCAATAACAGTGAACCCATCGGCTATATTGTCATTGATTTGGATCTACGGGCTGCGCAACTGCAACAATATAAAGAGATTGCCACATCGATTGTTCTGCTGATCCTCTGTCTTGGCGGAACGGCTCTGTTTGCCTACGTTCTGGTACGCAAAGTTACCGAGCCGCTGGATAGTATGGTAAAAGCGGTTAACCAAATCCGGCAAGGGCAATTGCACTGTCGAATTACTAGCGCAATGCCGGGAGAATTAGCCGCTCTCCAGAACGGGATTAATACCATGGCAGAATCGCTGTCCAAATATAAAAATGAGATGCAGTTGCATATCGATCAAGCCACGTCTGATCTGCAAATTACGATGGAACAGCTCGAAATCCAGAATGTTGAACTGACCATCGCCAAAAAGCGAGCACAAGAGGCGGTCAAGATCAAAACGGAATTTCTGGCGAATATGTCCCATGAACTCCGCACGCCGCTCAATGGCGTCATTGGCTTTACCCGTCAGATGTTAAAAACATCCATTACATCACAACAGATGGAGTACCTGTATGTTATTGATCGATCAGCAAATAACCTACTGAAAATCATCAATGATATTCTGGATTTTTCACGGCTGGAATCCAATAAACTGGTTTTGGATCAGGTGCCTTTTTTACTACGCGATACCGTCAATGAAGTGATTGAATTGCTGACGCCTGCGGCCAGTGCGAAAAATCTGCCTTTGTATCATCATATTGATGATGGATTACCCAATCTGATGATAGGTGATCCGATCCGCTTACAGCAAATACTGACAAATCTCATTGGCAACGCCATTAAATTTACGGACAAAGGCTGTGTCACGCTGGATATCCGTTTACGTCAGCAACAACACCATCTTGTCCAGATTCATTTTAGCGTGACGGATACCGGCATTGGTATCAAACCGGAATACCGCCCGATTTTGTTCCAGGCTTTCAATCAGGCAGATGCGAGCATTACCCGCCATTACGGGGGCACCGGGCTGGGATTGAGCATCACCAAGCGCCTGGTCAATGAAATGAAAGGAGAAATTGACTTTACCAGTGAAGTCGCTAAAGGGACGGTATTTTATTTTGATATCTGGCTGGAAAAAGAGGAATATTTATTCAGTGCATTCCCGACGTCTCAACCCACGTCCTCGACATCATCACGCTTACCCATGACGGTCATGGCGGTAGACGATAACCCCGCTAATCTGAAATTGATTGGTACATTACTGCATGAACTCGTTGAAAATACGTTGTTGTGCCGCAGTGGCACTGAAGCATTAACGATGGCAGAAAAACAGGCGCTGGATCTGATTTTAATGGATATTCAGATGGCGGATATGGATGGTATTCAAACTGCCAAACAGATCCATCAATTACCTCAACATAAAAAGACGCCGATTGTGTCAGTGACCGCCTTTCCCTGTGATGCCGCTCAACATCCACCGTTTATTAACTTTCTTTCTAAACCACTGGATGAAAATCACCTAAAAAGGTTGTTGGATCAATACTGTCTGCAGAAAAAAACACAATCCATTGATTGGGATATGGCATTAAAGCAAAGCAACGGCAAAGTATCATTGGCCAGAGAACTGTTGGCAATGCTGGTGCAATCGTTGCCTGATATGCAGACGATAATTGAACAAGCCTTAGCCACCGATGGGGAAGTTAATCGCAAACACTTTCAGCGACATGTCCACCAATTGCACGGAAGTTGCTGCTATACCGGTGTCCCTCAACTGAAAGCAATTTGCGAATGTGTGGAAAAGCAACTGCAACAAGGTGTCGCTCTGGTGGATCTGGAACCCGAACTGCTGGAATTCATCGACGAAATCAATCACGTCATGGCAGCCGTTTCTGATGTTCTCAACGTCAGCCCCCCATGCCAACTGACTGAACCCGTTACTTGGTGA
- the mtnN gene encoding 5'-methylthioadenosine/S-adenosylhomocysteine nucleosidase, whose product MKVGVIGAMEQEVTLLRDQIEGLQTLSRGGCEIYTGKLNGVDIALLKSGIGKVSSALGTTLLIEHCQPDIVINTGSAGGLDPKLNVGDIVVSEEVRYHDADLTAFGYEAGQMAQCPPAFIADEKLIALAEKCIQSLNLNAVRGLVCSGDAFINGSEPLARIRATFPTVAAVEMEAAAIGHVCHQYHIPFVVVRAISDVADQASHLSFDEFLVVAARESTRMVNAMLIELSKPSITL is encoded by the coding sequence ATGAAAGTAGGTGTAATAGGTGCAATGGAACAAGAAGTCACGTTGCTGCGTGACCAAATCGAAGGTCTGCAAACGTTGTCACGAGGTGGGTGTGAAATCTATACCGGTAAGCTGAATGGCGTCGATATCGCCTTGTTGAAATCCGGTATTGGTAAGGTTTCCTCTGCGCTGGGAACGACCTTGTTAATTGAACATTGTCAGCCAGATATCGTGATTAACACTGGCTCAGCCGGTGGGCTTGATCCTAAGCTGAACGTAGGGGATATCGTGGTTTCCGAAGAAGTTCGCTACCATGATGCCGATCTGACCGCTTTTGGTTATGAAGCGGGACAAATGGCGCAATGTCCGCCAGCATTTATTGCTGATGAGAAATTGATCGCTCTGGCCGAAAAATGTATACAATCCCTCAATCTGAATGCGGTTCGCGGCCTGGTTTGCAGCGGTGATGCCTTTATCAATGGTTCAGAACCATTGGCTCGCATTCGGGCCACTTTCCCGACAGTGGCGGCGGTTGAAATGGAAGCCGCAGCCATTGGTCATGTTTGCCATCAATATCACATCCCCTTTGTTGTCGTTCGGGCTATTTCTGATGTGGCAGATCAAGCATCTCACCTCAGTTTTGATGAATTTTTGGTGGTCGCGGCGCGTGAATCGACACGGATGGTCAATGCCATGCTGATTGAACTCAGCAAACCGTCAATCACCCTTTAA
- the rlmD gene encoding 23S rRNA (uracil(1939)-C(5))-methyltransferase RlmD — MVQFYSPNRRSVNRGIISITADNLDAQGQGIARHQGKTIFIPGLLPGEQAQIQLTEEKRQFAKGKVVKRLSDSSHRVAPRCPHFNVCGGCQQQHVMAELQANTKASVLEHLIQRETGVRISAQPIIHSPEYGYRRRARLGLQYHTKQRTLLMGFRQSQTNDVVNIQHCPVLRPELEQLLPPLSQCLSRLNAAKRLGHVELVLADNGPLIVLRHLDPLKPEDKETLRTFSEQYHVAIYLQGEEKALHPLRAEQPAPWYQVGGLKLVFSPQDFIQVNDTVNQQMVAQALAWLDLQPTDRVLDLFCGMGNFTLPIATKVQAVVGVEGVAALVANGQYNAQLNALSNVDFFHENLESDIHQQPWAAQGFNKVLLDPARAGAAGVMAHIVKLAPKKVVYVSCNPTTLARDSKVLLAAGYRLVSVRMLDMFPHTGHLESMALFSREPRAIE; from the coding sequence ATGGTGCAATTTTACTCCCCAAATCGTCGTTCCGTAAACCGAGGCATTATTTCCATTACCGCAGATAACCTTGATGCACAAGGGCAAGGCATTGCTCGTCATCAGGGTAAAACGATCTTTATTCCAGGATTACTGCCAGGCGAGCAGGCACAGATCCAACTGACAGAGGAAAAACGCCAATTTGCTAAGGGCAAAGTCGTTAAAAGGCTGTCAGACAGCTCACATCGCGTAGCACCTCGCTGTCCGCATTTTAACGTATGTGGTGGATGCCAGCAGCAACATGTTATGGCTGAACTGCAAGCTAACACGAAGGCCAGTGTCCTGGAACACCTGATTCAACGGGAAACCGGTGTCAGGATCAGCGCACAGCCTATTATTCACAGTCCAGAATATGGCTATCGGCGTAGGGCGAGGCTGGGTCTGCAATACCACACCAAGCAACGTACATTATTGATGGGATTTCGTCAGAGCCAGACCAACGATGTGGTGAATATTCAACACTGCCCTGTGTTGCGCCCGGAGCTGGAGCAATTATTACCGCCGTTGTCCCAGTGTCTGAGTCGCCTGAATGCGGCGAAACGATTGGGGCATGTGGAGTTGGTGTTGGCGGATAATGGCCCGCTTATCGTATTGCGCCATCTTGATCCGCTTAAACCTGAAGATAAAGAAACGCTGCGTACTTTTTCAGAGCAGTACCATGTGGCGATTTATTTGCAGGGTGAGGAAAAAGCCCTTCATCCATTGCGAGCAGAGCAACCCGCCCCGTGGTATCAGGTGGGGGGGCTGAAATTGGTGTTCAGTCCACAAGATTTTATTCAGGTCAATGATACCGTTAACCAGCAAATGGTGGCACAGGCGTTAGCCTGGTTGGATTTACAACCGACAGACCGGGTATTGGATTTGTTCTGTGGTATGGGGAACTTTACGTTACCCATTGCGACGAAAGTTCAGGCTGTCGTGGGTGTCGAAGGGGTTGCTGCGCTGGTGGCGAATGGGCAATATAATGCCCAGCTCAATGCACTCAGTAATGTCGATTTTTTTCATGAGAATCTGGAATCAGATATTCATCAGCAGCCCTGGGCCGCACAAGGTTTCAATAAAGTGCTGCTAGATCCCGCCCGCGCTGGCGCGGCGGGTGTTATGGCTCATATTGTAAAATTAGCCCCCAAAAAAGTGGTTTACGTTTCCTGTAACCCCACGACACTGGCGCGGGACAGTAAGGTCTTGTTGGCGGCGGGTTATCGTCTGGTCAGTGTGCGGATGTTGGATATGTTTCCGCACACCGGCCATCTGGAATCCATGGCTCTGTTCAGTCGTGAGCCGAGGGCTATCGAGTAG
- a CDS encoding type VI secretion system baseplate subunit TssF — translation MKNWKASLYLQELAWLREKMKLAAKEHPHLAAFLDNPYDPDIQRLMKGFSLLTSNVLYTVEDEFPQITHEMLDRIWPHTLRPVPPTTIIQFTPNQGIYQGAVDIPQEAPVTTAEGV, via the coding sequence ATGAAAAATTGGAAAGCATCTCTGTACCTGCAAGAACTGGCCTGGCTGCGCGAAAAAATGAAGTTAGCTGCGAAGGAACATCCGCATCTGGCAGCATTTCTGGACAATCCCTATGATCCGGACATTCAGCGCCTGATGAAAGGATTTTCATTACTGACCTCCAATGTGCTCTACACTGTTGAAGATGAATTTCCGCAGATCACTCATGAAATGCTGGATCGTATCTGGCCGCATACCCTGCGCCCCGTGCCGCCGACCACTATCATTCAATTCACGCCTAATCAGGGGATTTATCAGGGCGCGGTTGATATCCCGCAGGAAGCGCCCGTCACCACAGCCGAAGGTGTGTAG
- a CDS encoding MFS transporter: MKKSYLNLILLFICQGLTGSIISLLTLTSTLVGNKLSPLNYLSTLPITTTVCGSAIMIYYASMLMERYGRKMAFIMGSIVGIVGSLFACFAIIYQSFILFLCSTFILGCSTVFNQYYRFAAAEIFDDELNKKKSISIIIGGGVFGGILGPFIAMKGAFLIPGYTFLGTFILTTIVSIVVIVIQSYVDFQVETKKEEKNRIYHTGYKAQNLTQLLKSNLFFLSTMSCAIGFSLMTLLMNATPLAMSQENFNIEDSAYVLQWHFVAMYAPALILPFFVDKLKTTKIILFGASFFIIGMFVAISIGSINGFLFSLFFVGLGWAFMFNGGTFLLNKFTKSEYKYKLQGINSLIVYLSNMIASLSIGIVMSQSRGWFILNTIGIVIIVIYIIIFSIKSKKLFR; encoded by the coding sequence ATGAAAAAAAGCTATCTTAACTTAATACTTCTTTTTATTTGTCAAGGCCTTACTGGTTCAATTATTTCTTTATTAACTTTAACATCAACACTAGTAGGAAATAAATTATCTCCTTTAAATTATTTATCTACATTACCAATAACAACAACCGTTTGTGGCTCCGCCATCATGATTTATTATGCATCAATGTTAATGGAAAGATATGGGCGAAAAATGGCCTTTATCATGGGGAGTATTGTAGGCATTGTTGGTAGTTTATTCGCCTGTTTCGCCATCATTTACCAGTCATTTATTCTATTTTTATGCAGCACATTCATCTTGGGTTGTTCAACTGTATTTAATCAATACTATAGATTTGCTGCTGCTGAGATATTTGACGACGAGTTAAATAAGAAAAAATCAATTTCAATTATTATTGGTGGTGGCGTTTTTGGCGGAATATTAGGTCCTTTTATCGCGATGAAGGGAGCATTCTTGATCCCTGGCTATACTTTTTTAGGCACTTTTATATTAACGACCATAGTAAGTATTGTTGTGATTGTTATTCAATCATATGTTGATTTTCAGGTTGAAACCAAAAAAGAAGAAAAGAATCGTATTTATCATACTGGTTATAAAGCTCAAAATTTGACTCAGTTATTAAAGTCGAATCTGTTCTTTTTAAGTACGATGAGTTGTGCTATTGGTTTTTCTTTAATGACATTGCTAATGAACGCAACACCTTTAGCTATGTCTCAGGAAAATTTCAACATAGAGGATAGCGCATATGTTTTACAGTGGCATTTCGTTGCTATGTATGCACCAGCATTAATACTACCATTTTTTGTTGATAAACTAAAAACAACAAAGATAATATTATTTGGCGCTTCGTTTTTTATCATTGGAATGTTCGTGGCCATTTCTATCGGTAGTATTAATGGTTTTCTATTTTCTTTGTTTTTCGTTGGGCTTGGATGGGCATTTATGTTTAATGGCGGGACGTTTTTACTGAATAAATTCACAAAAAGTGAGTATAAGTATAAATTACAGGGAATAAATTCATTAATCGTTTATTTATCTAATATGATTGCATCACTATCTATAGGGATAGTGATGAGTCAATCTAGAGGTTGGTTTATTTTAAACACTATTGGAATAGTGATAATTGTTATATACATCATCATTTTTTCTATAAAAAGTAAAAAATTATTTAGATAG